From a single Nymphaea colorata isolate Beijing-Zhang1983 chromosome 4, ASM883128v2, whole genome shotgun sequence genomic region:
- the LOC116252496 gene encoding uncharacterized protein LOC116252496 isoform X1, translating to MKLLNAVKANRIEKEMQDAEEGYGDPHEEEESEGENVDLEEEDVGVSLGTDKGKGIMHEGGSFATATRKRRGASASLVSRGSSRSHGCTGGDRVPSMRSSNMSGSIKNFFPNYAAAGAQPEIRIAMQSKDIVEAADETIGRWFYDASIPFNAANSYHFQPIADVIASVGRGYKMPSFHKLRGKILNNVVRDVKTYCDELKVSWKATGCSVMADGWTDIKNRTLVNFFVYCPFGTMFLKSVDLSDTPKTADVLFGVFDKVIQEVGPENVVQFITDNAANYKAASEMLAARYGTFYWSPCAAHCVNLMLQDLGERDDMKLTVHRCQEITKFIYNHVYVLNLMRKFTNGAELIRPAQTRFATNVLTVQGIVKQRTPLRQMFSSDDWAAYPHAYKRKATTVVDTIFDADFWESCVQLLKICVPLVKVLRLVDSEDRPSIGYLYESMDRAKEAIRDNMKGKKKLYMPIWKIIDERWSGQLHRSLHAAAYYLNPAIRYLPTFKKDKEVEYGMLDCIDVLVSDSKEQDAIHMSINKYDTASGTMARDTAVRCRTTMRPDLWWERFGFDCPELRKLAIRILSQTCSATGCERNWSVFQHIHSKKRNRLEHKRLNDLVYVRYNMKLRQRQLETTSTRKHHTQYDPIFIDHFDILDSWVEEEPSAILDEDDLDFLNVEGTTEIIEEGEARGEQWNVGDIPFATEGIEEALNEENEDDDEE from the exons atGAAGCTTCttaatgcagtgaaagcaaataggattgaaaaggaaatgcaagatgcagaagaaggatatggggacccacatgaagaggaagaaagtgaaggtgaaaaTGTTgaccttgaagaagaagatgttggtgtcagtttgggaacagaTAAAGGTAAAGGCATCATGCATGAAGGTGGTTCTTTtgcaactgcaaccagaaaaagaagaggtgcaagtgcaaGTTTAGTTTCACGAGGAAGTAGCAGGAGTCATGGTTGTACTGGTGGTGATAGAGTACCTTCTATGAGGTCGAgtaatatgtctggttcgattaagaatttttttcccaattatgctgctgctggtgctcagcctgagattcgtatagccatgcaatcaaaagatattgttgaagcagcagatgaaaccataggaaggtggttctatgatgcatccattcccttcaatgcagcaaactcttatcattttcagcctatagcagatgTGATTGCTAGTGTAGgccgagggtataaaatgccctcttttcataaattgcgaggtaaaattctcaacaatgtagttagagatgtcaagacatattgtgatgaactaaaagtgagctggaaagctacaggatgcagtgtaatggcagatgggtggacagacatcaagaacagaacattggtaaacttttTTGTATATTGCCCTtttggtactatgttcttaaaatctgttgatttgtctgatactcctaagactgctgatgttttgtttggggtttttgataaagttatacaagaagttgggcctgaaaatgttGTGCagtttatcactgataatgcagcaaattataaagctgcaagtgaaatgttagcagcacgatatgggacattttattggagtccatgtgctgctcattgtgtaaatcttatgctcCAGGATCTaggtgaaagagatgatatgaagttgacagttcatagatgccaagaaatcacgaagtttatttataatcatgtttatgttttgaatttgatgaggaaattcacaaatggggctgaattgattcgacctgcacaaacacggtttgctacaaatgttttgactgtgcagggtatagtcaagcaaagaactccTCTCAgacagatgttttcaagtgatgattgggctgcatatccacatgcctataaaagaaaggctacgacagttgtggataccatcttcgatgctgacttttgggaatcatgtgtgcagttattgaagatttgtgtacctctagtgaaagtcctcagattagttgatagtgaagatagaccttctattggatatttatatgagtctatggacagagccaaggaggccattagagataatatgaagggaaaaaagaagttgtacatgcctatatggaagattatagatgaaaggtggtctggacaacttcatcgctcacttcatgcagcagcctactacctaaatcctgctattagatatcttcccacttttaagaaggacaaagaggtcgagtatggcatgttggattgtattgacgtattagtaagtgatagtaaagaacaagatgctatccatatgtcgatcaacaaatatgatacggcttctggtaccatggcgagagacacagcagttcgatgcaggacaactatgcgtccag atttgtggtgggaaaggtttgggtttgattgcccagaattaaggaagcttgcaattagaatcctcagccaaacatgtagtgcaactggatgtgaaagaaattggagtgtatttcaacaCATCCATAGTAAAaagaggaataggctggaacataaaaggttgaatgaccttgtttatgttcgttataatatgaagttgagacaaag gcaactagaaacaacatctacgaggaagcatcacactcaatatgatcctatcttcattgaccattttgatatattagattcttgggttgaagaagaaccatctgcaatacttgatgaggacgatcttgattttttgaacgttGAAGGAACAacagagattattgaagaaggagaggctaggggggagcaatggaatgttggtgacattccatttgcaacagaggggatagaagaagcacttaatgaagaaaatgaagatgatgatgaagaatga